The proteins below are encoded in one region of Silene latifolia isolate original U9 population chromosome 2, ASM4854445v1, whole genome shotgun sequence:
- the LOC141643692 gene encoding protein NRT1/ PTR FAMILY 8.3-like — MGTQQDYPLLLDDGLSQVNDDQCTGDGSTDLRGNPVLKSKTGNWKACPFILGTECCERLAYYGIATNLVSYLTTKLHEGNAYAARNVTTWSGTCYLTPLIGAVLADAYWGRYWTIAVFSTIYFIGMCTLTLSAAVPAFIPAECVGSVCPSATPAQYGVFFLGLYLIALGTGGIKPCVSSFGADQFDDTDPNERVKKGSFFNWFYFSINIGAFVSSTVIVWMQENAGWGLGFGIPAIFMGIAIASFFAGTPLYRFQKPGGSPLTRMCQVVFASFRKWTLDVPLDSSLLYETPDKHSAIEGSRKLEHTEELTCLDKAAIVSEADREEGDFSNPWKLCTVTQVEELKILIRMFPVWATGIVFSAVYAQMSTMFVEQGTVMDRRVGSFTIPAASLSTFDVISVIFWVPLYDSVLVPIARKFTGKERGFSELQRMGIGLFISILSMVAAALVEIKRLQIAKDLDLLDKNVSVPLNIFWQVPQYFLVGAAEVFTFVGQLEFFYDQSPDAMRSLCSALSLLTTSLGNYLSSLIVTIVTAVTTSGGRPGWIPDNLNNGRLDNFFWLLAGLSFLNMVLYVFCAKKYKQKKAS; from the exons ATGGGTACTCAACAAGATTATCCGTTGCTCTTAGATGATGGTCTTTCTCAG GTCAATGACGACCAATGTACTGGAGATGGATCTACCGATCTCCGAGGGAATCCTGTCCTCAAGAGTAAAACTGGAAACTGGAAAGCATGTCCCTTCATTCTTG GTACTGAATGTTGTGAGCGTCTTGCTTATTACGGTATTGCAACTAATCTTGTCAGTTACCTCACCACCAAATTGCACGAAGGAAATGCTTATGCTGCAAGGAACGTTACCACCTGGTCAGGCACATGTTACCTTACACCACTTATTGGGGCTGTCTTAGCAGATGCATACTGGGGAAGATATTGGACTATTGCTGTCTTCTCCACGATTTACTTCATT GGAATGTGCACGTTGACTCTATCAGCTGCGGTTCCTGCATTTATACCTGCTGAATGTGTGGGTTCAGTTTGCCCTTCAGCTACTCCGGCACAGTATGGAGTATTCTTTTTGGGTCTCTATCTAATTGCACTTGGAACTGGAGGGATTAAGCCATGTGTTTCATCGTTTGGTGCTGATCAGTTTGATGACACTGACCCGAATGAGAGGGTAAAGAAGGGATCTTTCTTCAACTGGTTTTATTTCTCCATCAACATTGGTGCCTTTGTATCCAGCACTGTTATTGTTTGGATGCAAGAAAATGCGGGATGGGGTTTAGGCTTCGGAATTCCCGCAATATTCATGGGAATTGCTATTGCAAGTTTCTTTGCTGGGACTCCTCTTTATAGGTTTCAAAAACCCGGGGGAAGCCCGTTGACAAGAATGTGTCAGGTTGTCTTTGCATCATTTAGAAAGTGGACCTTGGATGTCCCTCTTGATAGTAGTCTACTTTATGAAACACCAGACAAGCATTCAGCCATTGAAGGTAGCCGAAAGCTGGAGCACACCGAGGAATTAAC GTGCTTGGATAAAGCCGCTATTGTGTCAGAAGCTGATAGGGAAGAAGGGGATTTCTCGAACCCTTGGAAATTATGCACAGTGACACAAGTGGAGGAACTGAAGATCTTGATCAGGATGTTCCCTGTTTGGGCAACGGGAATTGTGTTTTCAGCAGTGTATGCCCAGATGTCAACCATGTTTGTTGAACAGGGAACAGTCATGGACAGAAGAGTCGGGTCCTTCACGATCCCAGCAGCCTCCCTGTCAACATTTGACGTCATCAGTGTAATTTTTTGGGTCCCACTCTATGACAGTGTCCTCGTGCCTATTGCAAGGAAGTTCACTGGCAAGGAACGAGGATTCTCCGAGCTGCAGAGAATGGGTATCGGCCTCTTCATCTCCATCCTCTCAATGGTTGCCGCTGCGTTAGTCGAGATTAAAAGATTGCAGATTGCCAAGGACCTCGATCTGCTCGATAAAAACGTGTCGGTCCCTCTTAACATCTTCTGGCAAGTTCCTCAGTACTTTCTGGTAGGAGCAGCTGAGGTATTTACTTTTGTTGGGCAGCTAGAGTTCTTCTATGATCAGTCACCTGACGCCATGCGAAGTTTATGTAGCGCCCTCTCCCTCTTAACAACTTCTCTCGGAAATTACTTGAGCTCGCTGATTGTGACGATTGTgacagctgtcacaacatctgGTGGTAGGCCCGGGTGGATACCCGATAATCTTAACAACGGCCGCCTTGATAACTTTTTCTGGCTCTTGGCTGGACTAAGTTTCTTGAATATGGTGCTGTATGTTTTCTGTGCAAAGAAGTATAAACAAAAGAAGGCTTCATAA
- the LOC141643695 gene encoding protein NRT1/ PTR FAMILY 8.3-like has translation MSTDDEQILLLEDILLQKGSSTSGEYTGDGSLDFHGRAVLKAETGNWKACLFILGCECCERLAFYGIDTNMVNYLTGKLHQGNVSAARIVTTWSGTCSLTPLLGAFLADAYWGRYWTIAVSSMVYFIGMCILILSASLPALKPAECVDSSCPPTSRGLYALFFAGLYLMALGTGGIKPCASPFGADQFDDTDPIERVKKGSFFNWLFFSISIGSLLASTLIVWIQENVGWSIGFMIPALFMGIAVVSFLSGTRLYRFQKPGGSPFTRIYQDVIASIRKVTLEVPNGSEKNNLAVEGSLKTEHVQSLKYLDIVAVPSDAQTSVEDMSNSRISFNVAEVKQLTIMLRMFPIWITGIVYSAVYSQASTIFVEQGMVMNRSIGSFTIPAASLSMFIMISIIFWVPIYDKFLMPLAKKFTGTEKSVSELRRIGIGFFLSILPMLCAALVEMRQLQLVVELGIVGESVDAPMSICWQTPQYLLMGFCDTITFVGKLEFFYDQSPDNMRSLSTALCLLNTSRGSYLNSLILTTVTAITTSGESLGWIPDDLNKGQLHKYFLITTLYFYPNNGSCCDLDSFYPIFAVIL, from the exons ATGAGTACTGATGATGAACAGATTTTACTTCTGGAAGACATTCTTCTGCAG AAAGGGAGCAGTACGAGTGGAGAATATACTGGAGATGGTTCTCTTGATTTTCATGGGCGCGCTGTCCTCAAGGCTGAAACTGGAAACTGGAAAGCCTGCCTTTTCATTCTTG GTTGTGAATGTTGTGAGCGTTTGGCCTTTTATGGCATTGATACAAACATGGTCAATTATCTCACTGGAAAGTTGCACCAAGGAAACGTTTCTGCAGCAAGAATTGTAACCACGTGGTCAGGAACGTGCTCTCTTACACCTCTTCTTGGAGCCTTTTTAGCTGATGCATATTGGGGAAGATATTGGACCATTGCTGTTTCCTCTATGGTTTACTTCATC GGGATGTGCATACTGATACTCTCTGCATCACTTCCTGCACTAAAACCCGCTGAATGTGTAGATTCAAGTTGCCCACCAACTTCCCGAGGATTATATGCACTCTTTTTTGCAGGACTTTACCTAATGGCTTTAGGGACCGGAGGGATTAAGCCTTGTGCATCGCCATTTGGTGCTGATCAATTTGACGATACTGACCCTATTGAAAGGGTAAAGAAAGGGTCTTTTTTTAATTGGCTTTTTTTCTCTATTAGCATTGGTTCCCTATTAGCCAGCACTTTAATTGTTTGGATTCAAGAAAATGTTGGGTGGAGCATAGGCTTCATGATTCCTGCACTGTTTATGGGAATTGCTGTTGTAAGTTTCCTTTCTGGAACTCGTCTCTATAGGTTCCAAAAACCTGGAGGAAGCCCATTTACACGAATATATCAGGACGTAATTGCATCAATACGTAAGGTTACACTAGAGGTCCCAAATGGCAGTGAGAAGAATAATTTGGCAGTTGAAGGAAGTCTCAAGACGGAGCACGTTCAGAGTTTAAA GTACCTGGACATAGTAGCTGTTCCATCAGATGCTCAAACGAGTGTCGAGGATATGTCCAACTCGAGGATCTCATTTAATGTAGCTGAGGTAAAACAGTTGACGATCATGCTAAGAATGTTTCCTATATGGATAACAGGGATAGTCTATTCCGCTGTTTATTCTCAGGCATCAACGATATTTGTTGAACAAGGCATGGTCATGAATAGATCAATTGGATCCTTCACAATTCCAGCAGCTTCCCTATCAATGTTCATTATGATTAGCATTATATTTTGGGTTCCGATTTATGACAAATTTCTGATGCCCTTAGCTAA AAAGTTCACTGGCACCGAAAAGAGTGTGTCAGAACTACGAAGAATTGGTATCGGCTTCTTCCTCTCGATCCTTCCTATGTTATGTGCTGCTCTCGTGGAGATGAGACAGTTGCAGCTCGTTGTGGAACTCGGGATTGTCGGTGAAAGTGTTGATGCTCCTATGAGCATTTGCTGGCAAACCCCGCAGTATTTGCTGATGGGATTTTGTGATACAATTACATTTGTGGGAAAGTTGGAATTTTTCTATGATCAGTCACCCGACAACATGAGAAGTTTAAGTACAGCATTGTGTTTGCTAAACACTTCCAGGGGGAGTTATTTGAATTCTTTGATTCTTACGACTGTGACTGCTATTACAACTTCCGGGGAAAGTCTAGGGTGGATACCTGATGATCTGAACAAGGGACAACTTCATAAATATTTCTTGATAACTACTCTGTACTTCTACCCTAATAATGGGTCATGTTGTGATTTAGATTCATTTTACCCAATTTTTGCTGTCATTTTGTGA
- the LOC141641768 gene encoding uncharacterized protein LOC141641768: MTNSTEKPQDSKNESSYNLIHVENTGSKITQIAFNGNNYDEWSQSFKLALLAKGKLGYIDGTITKPSDSDSKFESWRSANALVTLWIYNALESDVRKQIALRPKQAELMACRQGPTESLMAYYGRITTLWDEILENDPLPSRSCDPRRCDWVTIMDARREKKRVRDFLIGLDERFDNARSHILGTNPLPNLNFAYNRLFTEEGVRNLTVQRVDTKPEPMAFVTRVNQGSRGQGGPRNDPPLLA, from the exons ATGacaaattctacagaaaaacctCAAGATTCGAAAAACGAATCCTCATATAATCTCATCCATGTCGAAAATACCGGCAGTAAGATCACTCAAATTGCTTTTAACGGCAATAATTATGATGAATGGTCCCAATCCTTCAAGCTTGCTCTTCTCGCAAAGGGTAAATTGGGATACATCGATGGCACAATCACTAAACCGTCTGATTCGGACTCAAAATTCGAATCATGGCGGTCTGCAAACGCGTTGGTCACTCTTTGGATATATAATGCCCTCGAGTCCGACGTTCGAAAACAGATTGCTCTTCGACCTAAACAG GCCGAACTAATGGCCTGTCGACAAGGTCCTACGGAGTCATTGATGGCTTACTATGGCCGCATCACCACTCTTTGGGACGAGATTCTTGAGAATGATCCTCTTCCGTCTCGCTCGTGTGACCCCCGCCGATGTGATTGGGTCACGATTATGGATGCGCGTCGGGAGAAGAAGCGGGTTCGGGATTTCTTAATTGGTCTCGATGAGCGCTTTGACAACGCTAGATCACACATCCTTGGTACCAATCCTCTTCCCAATTTAAATTTTGCTTATAATCGTCTTTTTACAGAAGAAGGTGTTCGTAATTTAACTGTTCAACGCGTCGATACCAAACCTGAACCCATGGCTTTCGTTACTCGCGTTAATCAGGGAAGTCGGGGACAAGGGGGACCTCGTAATGACCCACCGCTCCTAGCATAG
- the LOC141641769 gene encoding putative mitochondrial protein AtMg00820, producing the protein MQDPKWRTAMQNEIDALELNHTWTLEPLPSHKKAIGSKWVYKIKYNADGSIERYKARLVIMGNRQIEGVDFQETFAPTIKMVNVRTLLTIATAKNWDVHQMDAHNAFLHGDLQE; encoded by the coding sequence ATGCAGGATCCAAAATGGCGCACAGCTATGCAAAATGAAATTGATGCTCTCGAGCTCAACCACACTTGGACACTTGAACCTCTTCCATCTCACAAAAAGGCCATCGGCTCTAAATGGGTTTACAAGATCAAATATAATGCGGATGGTTCAATCGAGCGCTATAAAGCTCGACTTGTCATTATGGGCAATCGTCAGATCGAAGGTGTTGATTTTCAAGAGACCTTTGCTCCCACTATTAAGATGGTTAATGTCCGTACTCTCTTAACTATTGCTACAGCCAAGAACTGGGATGTCCATCAAATGGACGCTCACAATGCTTTCTTACATGGTGATCTTCAAGAATAA
- the LOC141643693 gene encoding protein NRT1/ PTR FAMILY 8.3-like isoform X1 — translation MSGDNDQHVLLLEDTLLQKGGNKSEIYTGDGSLDFHGRPVLKGKTGNWKACLFILGGECCDRLAFCAIESNLVNYLTGKLHQGNVSAARIVSIWSGTCFLTPLLGAFLADAYWGRYWTVAVSSIAYFVGMCILILSALIPALQPAECMDSSCLPASGGQYTLLFGGLYLMALGAGGIKPCVPSFGADQFDDTDPTERVKKASYFNWLLFSISIGSLLASTVIVWIQENMGWSIGFTIPALFMGIGLASFFSGTPFYRFQKPRGSPFTQIYLDIVASIRKVKLEVPNHSDGLTPEKNLSVKGRVKEKHNEVKFLDVGDISNPQTSCSVTEVKQLTILLRMFPIWMTGIVYCAVYSQTSTMFVEQGMSMNRSIASFKVPAASLTLFMMITILLWVPFYDKILLPFTKKFTGIENGLSELQRFGTGLFLSVLPMLCAAFVEMRRLQLVMELGIVGENVDAPLSICWQIPQYLLIGIADAIAFAGRFGFFYDQSPNNMKSLGIALCLLNTSMGNYLSSFILTVVNAVTTSQGSVGWIPDDLNEGRLDKYFLLWACLSFLNFLVFVFFAMRYKDKRTL, via the exons ATGAGTGGTGATAATGATCAACATGTTTTACTACTGGAAGACACTCTTTTGCAG AAAGGCGGCAATAAGAGTGAAATATATACTGGAGATGGTTCGCTTGACTTCCATGGTCGCCCCGTCCTCAAGGGTAAAACTGGAAACTGGAAGGCCTGCCTTTTCATTCTTG GCGGTGAATGCTGTGATCGTCTGGCCTTTTGTGCTATTGAGTCTAACCTCGTCAATTACCTCACTGGAAAGTTGCACCAGGGAAACGTTTCTGCAGCAAGAATTGTATCCATATGGTCAGGCACATGCTTCCTTACACCTCTTCTAGGAGCCTTCTTAGCTGATGCATATTGGGGAAGATATTGGACTGTTGCTGTTTCCTCTATAGCTTACTTTGTC GGGATGTGCATACTGATACTCTCTGCATTAATTCCTGCACTTCAACCTGCTGAATGTATGGATTCAAGTTGTCTACCTGCTTCCGGAGGACAATATACACTCTTATTTGGAGGACTTTATCTAATGGCTTTAGGTGCCGGAGGGATTAAGCCTTGTGTACCTTCGTTTGGAGCTGATCAATTTGATGATACTGACCCTACTGAAAGGGTAAAGAAAGCGTCTTATTTTAATTGGCTTCTTTTCTCTATCAGCATTGGTTCTCTTTTAGCTAGCACTGTAATTGTTTGGATTCAAGAAAATATGGGATGGAGCATAGGTTTCACGATACCTGCGTTGTTTATGGGAATTGGTCTTGCAAGCTTCTTTTCTGGAACTCCCTTTTATAGGTTTCAGAAACCCAGAGGAAGCCCATTTACGCAAATATACCTGGACATAGTTGCGTCAATCCGTAAGGTTAAGCTAGAGGTCCCAAATCATAGTGATGGGCTAACACCTGAGAAGAATTTGTCTGTTAAAGGCCGTGTCAAGGAGAAGCACAATGAGGTGAA GTTTCTGGATGTCGGTGATATCTCCAACCCACAGACCTCGTGTAGTGTAACCGAGGTTAAACAGCTGACAATTCTGCTAAGAATGTTCCCTATATGGATGACAGGAATAGTCTATTGTGCTGTTTATTCTCAGACATCAACGATGTTTGTCGAGCAAGGCATGTCCATGAACAGATCAATTGCGTCTTTTAAAGTCCCAGCAGCTTCCCTGACATTGTTCATGATGATCACCATTCTTTTGTGGGTTCCGTTCTACGACAAAATTCTACTGCCCTTTACTAAAAAATTCACTGGCATCGAAAATGGGTTGTCAGAACTACAAAGATTTGGTACTGGCCTCTTCCTCTCCGTCCTTCCTATGTTATGTGCTGCTTTTGTGGAAATGAGACGGTTGCAGCTCGTTATGGAACTTGGGATAGTCGGTGAAAACGTTGATGCTCCTTTGAGCATCTGCTGGCAAATTCCACAGTATTTGTTGATCGGGATTGCTGATGCAATTGCATTTGCAGGAAGGTTCGGATTTTTCTATGATCAGTCACCAAACAACATGAAAAGTTTAGGTATAGCACTGTGTTTGTTAAACACTTCCATGGGGAATTATTTGAGCTCTTTTATTCTTACTGTTGTAAACGCTGTAACGACTTCCCAGGGAAGTGTAGGATGGATACCCGATGATCTGAACGAGGGTCGGCTTGATAAATATTTCTTGCTGTGGGCTTGTCTTAGTTTTCTAAACTTCTTGGTGTTTGTATTCTTTGCTATGAGGTATAAAGATAAAAGGACTTTATAA
- the LOC141643693 gene encoding protein NRT1/ PTR FAMILY 8.3-like isoform X2, which yields MSQKGGNKSEIYTGDGSLDFHGRPVLKGKTGNWKACLFILGGECCDRLAFCAIESNLVNYLTGKLHQGNVSAARIVSIWSGTCFLTPLLGAFLADAYWGRYWTVAVSSIAYFVGMCILILSALIPALQPAECMDSSCLPASGGQYTLLFGGLYLMALGAGGIKPCVPSFGADQFDDTDPTERVKKASYFNWLLFSISIGSLLASTVIVWIQENMGWSIGFTIPALFMGIGLASFFSGTPFYRFQKPRGSPFTQIYLDIVASIRKVKLEVPNHSDGLTPEKNLSVKGRVKEKHNEVKFLDVGDISNPQTSCSVTEVKQLTILLRMFPIWMTGIVYCAVYSQTSTMFVEQGMSMNRSIASFKVPAASLTLFMMITILLWVPFYDKILLPFTKKFTGIENGLSELQRFGTGLFLSVLPMLCAAFVEMRRLQLVMELGIVGENVDAPLSICWQIPQYLLIGIADAIAFAGRFGFFYDQSPNNMKSLGIALCLLNTSMGNYLSSFILTVVNAVTTSQGSVGWIPDDLNEGRLDKYFLLWACLSFLNFLVFVFFAMRYKDKRTL from the exons ATGAGTCAG AAAGGCGGCAATAAGAGTGAAATATATACTGGAGATGGTTCGCTTGACTTCCATGGTCGCCCCGTCCTCAAGGGTAAAACTGGAAACTGGAAGGCCTGCCTTTTCATTCTTG GCGGTGAATGCTGTGATCGTCTGGCCTTTTGTGCTATTGAGTCTAACCTCGTCAATTACCTCACTGGAAAGTTGCACCAGGGAAACGTTTCTGCAGCAAGAATTGTATCCATATGGTCAGGCACATGCTTCCTTACACCTCTTCTAGGAGCCTTCTTAGCTGATGCATATTGGGGAAGATATTGGACTGTTGCTGTTTCCTCTATAGCTTACTTTGTC GGGATGTGCATACTGATACTCTCTGCATTAATTCCTGCACTTCAACCTGCTGAATGTATGGATTCAAGTTGTCTACCTGCTTCCGGAGGACAATATACACTCTTATTTGGAGGACTTTATCTAATGGCTTTAGGTGCCGGAGGGATTAAGCCTTGTGTACCTTCGTTTGGAGCTGATCAATTTGATGATACTGACCCTACTGAAAGGGTAAAGAAAGCGTCTTATTTTAATTGGCTTCTTTTCTCTATCAGCATTGGTTCTCTTTTAGCTAGCACTGTAATTGTTTGGATTCAAGAAAATATGGGATGGAGCATAGGTTTCACGATACCTGCGTTGTTTATGGGAATTGGTCTTGCAAGCTTCTTTTCTGGAACTCCCTTTTATAGGTTTCAGAAACCCAGAGGAAGCCCATTTACGCAAATATACCTGGACATAGTTGCGTCAATCCGTAAGGTTAAGCTAGAGGTCCCAAATCATAGTGATGGGCTAACACCTGAGAAGAATTTGTCTGTTAAAGGCCGTGTCAAGGAGAAGCACAATGAGGTGAA GTTTCTGGATGTCGGTGATATCTCCAACCCACAGACCTCGTGTAGTGTAACCGAGGTTAAACAGCTGACAATTCTGCTAAGAATGTTCCCTATATGGATGACAGGAATAGTCTATTGTGCTGTTTATTCTCAGACATCAACGATGTTTGTCGAGCAAGGCATGTCCATGAACAGATCAATTGCGTCTTTTAAAGTCCCAGCAGCTTCCCTGACATTGTTCATGATGATCACCATTCTTTTGTGGGTTCCGTTCTACGACAAAATTCTACTGCCCTTTACTAAAAAATTCACTGGCATCGAAAATGGGTTGTCAGAACTACAAAGATTTGGTACTGGCCTCTTCCTCTCCGTCCTTCCTATGTTATGTGCTGCTTTTGTGGAAATGAGACGGTTGCAGCTCGTTATGGAACTTGGGATAGTCGGTGAAAACGTTGATGCTCCTTTGAGCATCTGCTGGCAAATTCCACAGTATTTGTTGATCGGGATTGCTGATGCAATTGCATTTGCAGGAAGGTTCGGATTTTTCTATGATCAGTCACCAAACAACATGAAAAGTTTAGGTATAGCACTGTGTTTGTTAAACACTTCCATGGGGAATTATTTGAGCTCTTTTATTCTTACTGTTGTAAACGCTGTAACGACTTCCCAGGGAAGTGTAGGATGGATACCCGATGATCTGAACGAGGGTCGGCTTGATAAATATTTCTTGCTGTGGGCTTGTCTTAGTTTTCTAAACTTCTTGGTGTTTGTATTCTTTGCTATGAGGTATAAAGATAAAAGGACTTTATAA